A window of Abditibacteriota bacterium contains these coding sequences:
- a CDS encoding 50S ribosomal protein L18, with the protein MKNSKEMLRKRRHFRLRKKLSGTQEKPRLNVFRSLNNIYAQVIDDTKGSTLVAASTLDAAIKSALEGKSKKDAAKMVGELVAKKALEAGITTVVFDRGGYKYHGRVAALAEGAREAGLKF; encoded by the coding sequence ATGAAGAATTCCAAGGAAATGCTTCGCAAGAGAAGACATTTCAGACTGAGAAAAAAGCTCTCAGGCACCCAGGAAAAGCCGAGGCTGAACGTGTTCAGGAGCCTGAACAACATTTATGCCCAGGTCATCGATGACACTAAGGGAAGCACCCTGGTCGCAGCGTCAACTCTTGATGCGGCGATAAAGTCCGCTCTCGAAGGCAAGTCCAAGAAGGACGCCGCCAAGATGGTGGGCGAGCTTGTGGCCAAAAAGGCTCTCGAGGCCGGTATCACCACCGTGGTCTTTGACAGAGGCGGCTACAAGTATCACGGAAGAGTTGCTGCACTGGCTGAAGGGGCCCGTGAAGCCGGTTTGAAGTTTTAG
- the rpsE gene encoding 30S ribosomal protein S5 — MARINPDKLNLEEIVIKTNRVQKTTKGGRTLSFSVLVAVGDKAGHVGVGLGKAAAAPDAIRKGVEDAKKNIISVPLVHGTVPHEVFDKYGASNVVVKPASHGTGVVAGGAVRPILELAGVTDVLAKILGSRNAVNVAKATINCLKDMQVAEDICAARDAKLETLVPWYARQRKAEAADAEAPAETAVPEPAETPAAEEETNA; from the coding sequence ATGGCAAGAATTAATCCCGACAAGCTGAACCTTGAAGAGATAGTGATCAAAACCAACAGGGTCCAGAAGACCACCAAGGGCGGACGCACACTCAGCTTCAGCGTCCTGGTAGCCGTAGGCGACAAGGCCGGGCACGTGGGCGTTGGTCTGGGCAAAGCCGCTGCCGCTCCCGATGCCATCAGAAAGGGCGTGGAGGATGCCAAGAAGAACATCATATCCGTCCCTCTCGTTCACGGCACCGTTCCTCACGAGGTATTTGACAAGTACGGCGCTTCCAACGTGGTGGTAAAGCCTGCTTCTCACGGTACCGGAGTCGTGGCCGGCGGCGCAGTGAGACCCATTCTCGAGCTTGCCGGCGTGACCGACGTGCTGGCCAAGATACTGGGCTCGCGCAACGCAGTCAACGTGGCCAAGGCCACCATCAACTGCCTCAAGGATATGCAGGTAGCCGAGGACATCTGCGCTGCCCGCGATGCCAAGCTGGAGACCCTGGTCCCCTGGTATGCAAGACAGAGAAAGGCTGAGGCGGCCGATGCCGAGGCTCCGGCGGAGACTGCTGTTCCGGAACCGGCAGAGACCCCTGCAGCGGAGGAGGAGACAAATGCTTAA
- the rpmD gene encoding 50S ribosomal protein L30 yields MLKITLVKSLIKSKPDQIGTVRALGLGKVGSVVFQAETDCIKGMIGKVGHLLSVEVVSDEEASK; encoded by the coding sequence ATGCTTAAGATCACCCTTGTAAAGAGCCTTATCAAGAGCAAGCCCGACCAGATCGGCACAGTCCGCGCTCTGGGTCTCGGCAAGGTGGGCTCTGTAGTATTTCAGGCCGAAACAGACTGCATAAAGGGCATGATAGGCAAAGTCGGTCATCTCCTTTCCGTAGAGGTCGTATCAGACGAGGAGGCTTCCAAATAA
- the rplO gene encoding 50S ribosomal protein L15, translating to MRLHDLKPNPGAKKGRKRIGRGPGSGRGTTAGRGMNGQKSRSGGGVMVGFEGGQTPLYRKLPHRKGFKSINKKEYVVVNVADLDVFEAGCEITIPVLQDAGIISNLKDGVKILGGGELSKAFTVKANKFSKSAIDKIQAAGGTVEVI from the coding sequence ATGAGATTACACGATCTGAAACCCAATCCCGGCGCCAAGAAGGGCCGGAAAAGAATAGGCCGCGGCCCCGGCTCCGGCAGAGGCACTACCGCAGGACGCGGTATGAACGGTCAGAAGTCCCGCTCCGGCGGCGGCGTGATGGTGGGTTTTGAAGGAGGTCAGACTCCTCTCTACAGGAAGCTGCCTCACAGAAAAGGCTTCAAGAGCATCAACAAGAAGGAATACGTGGTAGTCAACGTGGCGGACCTGGACGTGTTTGAGGCCGGCTGCGAGATCACCATCCCCGTTTTGCAGGATGCCGGCATCATCAGCAACCTCAAGGACGGCGTGAAGATCCTGGGAGGCGGCGAGCTGTCCAAGGCCTTCACCGTCAAGGCAAACAAATTTTCCAAGTCGGCCATTGACAAAATTCAGGCTGCCGGAGGAACTGTGGAGGTCATCTAA